One genomic region from Methanonatronarchaeum thermophilum encodes:
- a CDS encoding ArsR/SmtB family transcription factor: MQKLFKALSSEHRITLLQALLKEKEYVCICDLEDLIDRDRSVVYRHFKKLEEAGLIKTRRNGKRLECKLKHPEETEKILKMADKIQK, translated from the coding sequence ATGCAAAAACTGTTCAAAGCTTTAAGTTCAGAACACAGAATAACACTGTTACAAGCTTTGCTTAAGGAAAAAGAGTATGTATGTATCTGTGACCTTGAAGACCTTATAGATAGAGACCGTTCTGTAGTTTACAGGCATTTCAAGAAACTTGAAGAAGCAGGGCTAATCAAAACACGTAGAAATGGAAAAAGGCTTGAATGCAAACTAAAACATCCTGAAGAAACAGAAAAAATACTTAAAATGGCTGATAAAATACAAAAATAA
- a CDS encoding peroxiredoxin: MEKQKSMPLIGDKFPDMEVETTHGKIKLPNDYKGKWLVLFSHPGDFTPVCTTEFVAFQKKYDEFRELDTELIGLSIDQVHSHLKWAEWIEENMDTEIEFPIIADPVGFVAKELGLIHSKATMTVRAVFIVDPDSTIRAILYYPAELGRNISEILRMIKGFQKSSKEEVAIPANWPENEIEGDKVIIPPASDVETIKKRRQQEADGEIECYDWWLCFKK, encoded by the coding sequence ATGGAAAAACAAAAATCTATGCCCTTGATCGGGGATAAGTTTCCAGACATGGAAGTTGAGACAACTCATGGTAAAATAAAGTTACCAAACGACTATAAGGGAAAGTGGCTAGTGTTGTTTTCACATCCAGGTGATTTTACACCTGTATGTACAACAGAGTTTGTGGCATTTCAAAAAAAATATGATGAATTTAGGGAGCTAGATACGGAACTTATTGGATTAAGTATAGACCAAGTGCACAGCCATCTTAAATGGGCTGAGTGGATCGAAGAGAACATGGATACTGAGATAGAGTTTCCGATAATAGCAGATCCTGTTGGTTTTGTTGCAAAAGAACTTGGTTTGATACATTCTAAAGCAACAATGACAGTGAGGGCAGTTTTCATAGTTGACCCTGACTCAACAATAAGAGCTATACTGTACTATCCAGCCGAATTAGGTAGGAATATAAGCGAGATATTAAGGATGATAAAAGGATTCCAGAAATCAAGTAAGGAAGAAGTTGCTATACCTGCCAACTGGCCGGAAAACGAAATTGAAGGAGATAAAGTTATAATACCTCCTGCCAGTGATGTAGAAACAATTAAAAAACGAAGACAACAAGAGGCTGATGGAGAGATTGAGTGCTACGATTGGTGGCTCTGTTTCAAAAAATAA
- the ilvN gene encoding acetolactate synthase small subunit, translated as MDLHVIGLLVENKPGVLNRVANLFSRRGYNIETISVGVTENPEISRMTITLKGDEDVLEQVIKQLNKQMDIIKVTELKENYVERGLALIKVNADDPNSRSEIIQIADIFRANVVDVGKKALTIEVTGDRTKIEAITDMLKEHGIKEIAQTGTVAMSRGRKSIGG; from the coding sequence ATGGATTTACACGTAATAGGGTTGTTAGTAGAAAACAAACCCGGAGTACTAAACCGAGTCGCAAACCTATTCAGCCGAAGAGGATACAACATAGAAACAATATCGGTAGGCGTAACAGAAAACCCAGAAATCTCCCGAATGACAATAACCCTAAAAGGCGATGAAGACGTCCTCGAACAAGTCATAAAACAACTAAACAAACAGATGGACATAATCAAAGTAACAGAACTAAAAGAAAACTACGTCGAAAGAGGACTAGCACTAATAAAAGTAAACGCAGACGACCCCAACAGTAGGTCTGAAATAATACAGATCGCAGATATATTCAGAGCCAACGTAGTAGACGTAGGTAAAAAAGCCCTAACAATAGAAGTAACCGGCGACCGAACCAAAATAGAAGCAATAACCGACATGCTGAAAGAACACGGAATAAAAGAAATCGCACAAACAGGAACGGTCGCAATGAGCAGAGGTAGAAAATCAATAGGAGGATAA
- a CDS encoding polymer-forming cytoskeletal protein produces MEDDELLVIPDKTRIEERLIVTESDIVIGSNTDLQYGIKTPGSLQTGERVDIAEDVHADGDVEIGLWSIIDGNLIVGEDAYIGERCKINGKLLVEQNLDIGNDVDIEEGFEANGWITIRNPIPLFMYFLLLFSNILRRSETEEIEEILEDMFEEEIPENALIIPRGINFGSEIDAPGNAVIGKQCRFIGNLRAKDVKIDRNTTFFGSIKSKGNVKLEKGTIVHGDIKSQRKVELKKDSTVMGNINADIVLIHDEAHTNGTIHAKKGVQIIPDKKKIPKTKPNDGSGIKTQEIPNLSLLTPKEDDSSTEKNKKNNGEKNGH; encoded by the coding sequence ATGGAAGACGATGAGTTATTGGTAATACCGGACAAAACCCGGATTGAAGAACGTCTAATCGTCACAGAAAGCGACATAGTTATTGGAAGCAACACCGACCTCCAATACGGAATAAAAACACCTGGATCGCTACAGACCGGGGAACGCGTAGACATAGCCGAAGACGTCCATGCAGATGGGGACGTCGAGATAGGTTTATGGTCAATAATAGATGGAAACCTAATCGTCGGTGAAGACGCATACATAGGAGAAAGATGTAAAATAAACGGTAAACTCCTAGTAGAACAAAACCTCGACATAGGTAACGACGTAGATATAGAAGAAGGATTCGAAGCAAACGGCTGGATAACAATAAGAAACCCAATACCACTGTTCATGTACTTCCTACTCCTATTCTCAAACATATTAAGACGAAGTGAAACAGAAGAGATAGAAGAAATACTAGAAGACATGTTTGAAGAAGAAATACCAGAAAACGCCTTAATCATACCAAGAGGAATCAACTTCGGTTCAGAGATAGACGCACCCGGAAACGCAGTAATCGGAAAACAATGCCGATTCATAGGCAACCTTAGAGCCAAAGACGTAAAAATCGATAGAAACACAACCTTCTTCGGAAGCATAAAATCTAAAGGAAATGTAAAACTAGAAAAAGGCACCATCGTACACGGCGACATAAAAAGCCAACGCAAAGTAGAGCTAAAAAAAGACTCAACAGTAATGGGAAACATAAACGCCGACATAGTACTCATACACGACGAAGCACACACAAACGGAACAATACACGCAAAAAAAGGCGTCCAAATAATACCCGACAAAAAAAAGATACCAAAAACCAAACCCAACGACGGCTCAGGAATAAAAACACAAGAAATCCCCAACCTATCACTACTAACACCCAAAGAGGACGATTCAAGTACAGAAAAAAACAAAAAAAATAATGGTGAAAAAAATGGACATTGA
- the ilvC gene encoding ketol-acid reductoisomerase: protein MAEMHYGENIELNKLDKVAIIGYGSQGHAHALNLHESGVDVVVGARKNGKSWKKAKEDGLEVKEIPKAVETATLTSILIPDEVQTKVYKEQIKPNLNPQDTILFAHGFNIHYNQIRPPKNVNVVMVAPKGPGHLVRRVYKEGAGTPGLFAVNQDVTGDAEEIALAYAKGIGCTRAGLLETTFKEETETDLFGEQVDLCGGVTKLIKDTFETLVEAGYQPEVAYFESLHEMKLIIDLIHEQGLQGMWHSVSNTAEYGGLTRGKRVIDNNTKQNMKEVLKEIQNGEFAKEWILENKSGQPVLKRAREQEKNHQIEEVGQELREMMPWLKENQE, encoded by the coding sequence ATGGCAGAAATGCATTACGGAGAAAATATAGAACTAAACAAACTAGATAAAGTAGCAATAATCGGATACGGAAGCCAAGGACACGCACACGCACTAAACCTACACGAAAGCGGAGTAGACGTAGTAGTAGGTGCAAGAAAAAACGGAAAATCATGGAAAAAAGCCAAAGAAGACGGATTAGAAGTAAAAGAAATACCAAAAGCAGTAGAAACCGCAACACTAACCTCAATCCTAATACCCGACGAAGTACAAACAAAAGTATACAAAGAACAAATAAAACCAAACCTAAACCCACAAGACACAATACTATTCGCACACGGATTCAACATCCACTACAACCAAATAAGACCACCAAAAAACGTAAACGTAGTAATGGTAGCACCAAAAGGCCCAGGACACCTAGTCAGAAGAGTATACAAAGAAGGAGCTGGCACACCAGGACTATTCGCAGTAAACCAAGACGTTACAGGAGACGCAGAAGAAATAGCACTAGCCTACGCAAAAGGAATAGGCTGCACAAGAGCAGGCCTACTAGAAACAACATTCAAAGAAGAAACAGAAACCGACCTATTCGGAGAACAAGTCGACCTCTGCGGAGGAGTAACCAAACTAATAAAAGACACATTCGAAACCCTCGTAGAAGCAGGATACCAACCAGAAGTAGCATACTTCGAATCCCTACACGAAATGAAACTAATCATCGACCTAATACACGAACAAGGCCTACAAGGAATGTGGCACTCAGTAAGCAACACAGCAGAATACGGCGGACTAACAAGAGGAAAAAGAGTAATCGACAACAACACAAAACAAAACATGAAAGAAGTTCTAAAAGAAATCCAAAACGGAGAATTCGCAAAAGAATGGATACTAGAAAACAAATCAGGCCAACCAGTACTAAAAAGAGCAAGAGAACAAGAAAAAAACCACCAAATCGAAGAAGTAGGGCAAGAACTCAGAGAAATGATGCCTTGGCTCAAAGAAAACCAAGAATAA
- a CDS encoding DUF2095 family protein, with protein sequence MDIEHLKNKFPKIYEDIQNSPTIEIDQIKKNTEKTCPTNKNTQQKQTETKTETKIPTIKDHLTRCNTDKQAIEIIDYFNKQGEITKEKTKQLKKQLKTKGLRSFGEKRKKGEIEKNGL encoded by the coding sequence ATGGACATTGAACACCTAAAAAACAAATTCCCAAAAATATACGAAGACATACAGAACTCACCCACAATCGAAATAGACCAAATCAAAAAAAATACAGAAAAAACCTGCCCAACCAACAAAAACACACAGCAAAAACAAACTGAAACAAAAACTGAAACAAAAATCCCAACAATAAAAGACCACCTTACCAGATGCAACACAGACAAACAAGCAATAGAAATCATAGACTACTTCAATAAACAAGGAGAGATAACAAAAGAAAAAACCAAACAACTAAAAAAACAACTAAAAACAAAAGGCCTAAGATCATTTGGAGAAAAAAGAAAAAAAGGCGAAATAGAAAAAAACGGCCTATAA
- a CDS encoding (R)-citramalate synthase, with protein MDTTLRDGEQTPGVSLTPDEKLWIAKKLDELGVDIIEAGSAVTSEGEKEGIRKIAGEGLDAEICSYTRVMKKDIDEAVDCGVDSIHLVVPVSDLHIQKKLEKNRSEIINMTSDVVQYAKDHGLTVELSGEDASRADISFIEKVFKNGIDVGADRLCYCDTVGVLTPEQVRNDLTQLVNKFDVTVGLHCHDDLGFAVANTIEGIKAGCNEVHVTINGLGERAGNAALEEVVMSGHKLYDMDFNVNPKLLYETSRLVSRLSGVALSDNKAIVGDNAFTHESGIHAHGVLSDSSTYEPISPSEVGRQRRFILGKHTGKASVKAILKEMGVEADQEQLTQVVKRIKDIGDRGKKVTTADLKTIIETVLNVYDEPRVTLEELTVVSGNKVTPTASIELLIDGKEVIQSGTGTGPVDASIEAVGKAFSELGEIHLEDYKVESITGGTDALVEVIVKLKKDGKIVSARGARTDIIMASVEAMLEGVNRLITEE; from the coding sequence TTGGACACTACCCTGAGAGATGGTGAACAGACTCCTGGCGTTTCATTAACCCCAGATGAGAAACTCTGGATAGCGAAGAAACTTGATGAGTTAGGGGTTGACATAATAGAGGCTGGAAGTGCTGTCACATCTGAAGGGGAAAAAGAGGGCATACGTAAAATAGCAGGTGAAGGACTCGATGCAGAGATATGCAGTTACACAAGAGTGATGAAAAAGGACATCGATGAAGCAGTGGATTGTGGTGTAGATTCAATCCATCTTGTAGTACCTGTATCAGACCTACATATACAGAAAAAACTAGAGAAAAATAGGTCTGAAATAATCAATATGACAAGCGATGTCGTACAGTACGCCAAAGACCATGGTTTGACAGTTGAACTAAGTGGAGAAGATGCAAGCCGAGCAGATATAAGCTTTATAGAAAAAGTCTTCAAAAACGGAATCGATGTTGGAGCAGACCGTTTATGTTACTGTGACACCGTAGGCGTTCTAACACCAGAACAAGTAAGAAACGACTTGACACAGCTGGTGAACAAATTTGACGTAACGGTAGGCCTACATTGCCACGACGACCTTGGATTTGCTGTTGCAAACACAATCGAAGGCATAAAAGCCGGATGCAACGAAGTACACGTCACAATAAACGGTTTAGGTGAGCGGGCTGGAAACGCAGCTCTTGAAGAAGTTGTAATGTCCGGTCATAAACTATACGACATGGATTTCAACGTTAATCCAAAACTACTGTACGAAACATCACGACTGGTCTCAAGGCTATCAGGAGTGGCACTATCCGACAACAAAGCAATAGTCGGAGACAACGCATTCACCCATGAATCAGGAATCCACGCCCATGGAGTATTAAGCGATTCATCAACATACGAGCCAATCTCACCAAGCGAGGTTGGAAGACAAAGAAGATTCATCCTAGGTAAACACACAGGTAAAGCCTCAGTCAAAGCAATACTCAAAGAAATGGGTGTAGAAGCAGACCAAGAACAACTAACCCAGGTTGTTAAAAGAATAAAAGACATCGGAGACAGAGGCAAAAAAGTAACCACTGCAGACCTAAAAACAATCATCGAAACGGTATTGAACGTATATGACGAACCAAGGGTTACACTTGAAGAACTAACCGTAGTATCCGGAAACAAAGTAACCCCAACCGCATCAATAGAACTATTGATAGATGGAAAAGAAGTTATACAATCCGGAACCGGAACAGGGCCAGTAGACGCTTCAATAGAAGCAGTAGGTAAAGCATTCTCAGAACTAGGAGAGATACACCTAGAAGACTACAAAGTAGAGTCAATAACAGGTGGAACCGACGCCCTCGTAGAAGTTATCGTAAAGTTGAAGAAAGATGGAAAAATCGTGTCAGCTAGAGGCGCGAGAACCGACATAATAATGGCTTCAGTTGAAGCCATGCTAGAAGGTGTGAATAGATTGATCACGGAGGAATAA
- the ilvB gene encoding biosynthetic-type acetolactate synthase large subunit, protein MKGCEAIIESLKKEGVDKVFGYPGGAVIDLYDTIHQEDEIQHILTRHEQAAAHAADGYARVTGEPGVCIATSGPGATNLVTGIATAHMDSAPLIALTGQVPTHMIGNDAFQEADITGITIPITKYNSLVKDPKELPKVMKKAFYIASTGRNGPVLLDLPKDVQQGETDFHYPENIDLRGYKPTYKGHPLQIKKASKAIMEAERPVLYVGGGVIASDATKQLTKLAEKCMIPVVTTLTGKGAFNENHPLSLGMVGMHGTKPANYAVTESDLIIAVGARFDDRVTGKLEGFAPNATVIHIDIDAAEISKNIKTHIPIVGDAKNILKDLNKKIDKIKQRKQQTEWHKKTKRWKKEHPLEYDETTDTIKPQYIVKEIDRQTPDNTIIATEVGQCQMWAAQYYQYKQPRTFITSGGLGTMGYGLPAAIGAQVAYPKRKVWNIAGDGSIQMNIQELATAVKYQLPVNIAILNNKYLGMVRQWQELFYDERYSETDLGDNPDFQRIAEGFGALGITVTKKTEVPDAIERANNTDRPVLIDFHVDREENVYPMVPAGATLSEIIDRKDVEKTQKKTKPTPMGD, encoded by the coding sequence ATGAAAGGTTGTGAGGCGATTATCGAGAGCTTGAAGAAAGAAGGCGTAGATAAAGTATTTGGATATCCTGGTGGAGCTGTAATCGACCTATACGACACAATTCATCAGGAAGACGAAATACAGCACATATTGACAAGACATGAACAAGCCGCAGCACACGCGGCAGATGGATACGCAAGGGTGACTGGAGAGCCCGGTGTGTGCATAGCTACCAGCGGTCCAGGCGCAACAAACCTGGTGACCGGTATAGCAACAGCACACATGGATTCAGCACCCCTAATCGCCCTAACCGGCCAAGTACCCACTCACATGATCGGAAACGACGCCTTCCAAGAAGCTGACATAACTGGAATAACAATCCCAATCACAAAATACAACTCACTCGTTAAAGACCCAAAAGAACTTCCAAAAGTCATGAAAAAAGCCTTCTACATAGCAAGTACAGGTAGGAACGGCCCAGTATTACTAGACCTACCTAAAGACGTACAACAGGGTGAAACCGATTTCCATTACCCAGAAAACATCGACCTAAGAGGATACAAACCCACATACAAAGGACATCCACTACAAATCAAGAAAGCAAGCAAAGCGATAATGGAAGCAGAAAGACCCGTCTTATACGTAGGAGGAGGAGTTATAGCAAGTGATGCCACAAAACAACTCACCAAACTCGCAGAAAAATGCATGATACCGGTCGTAACAACACTAACAGGTAAAGGAGCCTTCAACGAGAACCACCCCCTATCACTGGGAATGGTTGGAATGCACGGAACAAAACCAGCAAACTATGCAGTAACAGAATCAGACCTAATAATAGCTGTAGGAGCGAGATTCGACGACAGAGTCACCGGAAAACTAGAAGGATTCGCACCAAACGCAACCGTCATACACATCGACATAGACGCAGCAGAGATAAGCAAAAACATAAAAACACACATACCGATAGTAGGTGACGCAAAAAACATCCTAAAAGACCTGAACAAAAAAATCGACAAAATAAAACAAAGAAAACAACAAACAGAGTGGCATAAAAAAACAAAAAGATGGAAAAAAGAACACCCACTCGAATACGACGAAACAACAGACACAATAAAACCCCAATACATTGTGAAAGAAATAGACCGACAAACTCCCGACAACACAATAATCGCAACAGAAGTCGGACAATGCCAAATGTGGGCAGCACAATACTACCAATACAAACAACCAAGAACATTCATAACAAGCGGAGGACTCGGAACAATGGGATACGGCCTACCAGCCGCAATAGGAGCTCAAGTAGCCTACCCAAAACGAAAAGTCTGGAACATAGCCGGAGACGGAAGCATACAAATGAACATACAAGAACTAGCAACAGCAGTCAAATACCAACTACCAGTCAACATAGCAATACTAAACAACAAATACCTCGGAATGGTCAGACAATGGCAAGAACTCTTCTATGACGAAAGATACTCCGAAACAGACCTCGGAGACAACCCAGATTTCCAGAGAATAGCAGAAGGATTTGGTGCACTTGGAATAACCGTAACCAAAAAAACAGAAGTACCAGACGCAATAGAAAGAGCAAACAACACAGACAGACCAGTCCTGATAGATTTCCATGTAGACAGAGAAGAAAACGTATACCCAATGGTCCCAGCAGGCGCAACACTAAGCGAAATCATAGACCGCAAAGACGTCGAAAAAACACAGAAAAAAACAAAACCAACTCCAATGGGGGATTAA
- a CDS encoding redox-regulated ATPase YchF, translated as MLGIVGKPNAGKSTFFMASTGIDVETANYPFTTIDSNRGYAYIREECPCKELDVECNPQNSRCVDGVRHVPIELLDVAGLVPDAYKGKGLGNEFLDQLRQADALIHVIDSSGSTDAKGNPVDISQHDPTEDIGFLTNEIKMWMLGIIEDKWSSLVRRVEVQKKDLAHEIHDVYTGLGLTLNDIKMSISKLDLDSEKPSNWGSEDREDLIENMRRESKPILIAANKADIAPEDNLKRISIVSDDAVPTSANAELALKKASQGNIIDYKPGDIDFEILEPDKLNEKQKKGLMFIKENVLDKYGGTGVQQTIEKSVKELLNQIVVYPVEDENNYTDNNDNVLPDAILLERGSTPKDLAYKIHSDIGDNYLYAVNARTGMRISDNEELENGDVIKIVSSA; from the coding sequence ATTCTAGGAATTGTAGGTAAACCTAATGCTGGAAAGTCAACTTTTTTTATGGCGTCGACTGGTATAGATGTTGAGACAGCTAACTATCCATTTACTACGATAGATTCTAACCGTGGTTATGCGTATATACGTGAGGAATGTCCATGTAAAGAATTGGATGTTGAGTGTAACCCTCAGAATTCCAGGTGTGTTGATGGTGTTAGACATGTCCCTATTGAACTACTCGATGTTGCAGGGCTTGTTCCCGATGCATATAAAGGGAAGGGGTTAGGGAATGAATTTCTTGATCAATTGAGGCAGGCTGATGCTTTAATTCATGTGATAGATAGTAGTGGTTCTACGGATGCAAAAGGAAATCCTGTTGACATATCTCAACATGATCCGACTGAGGATATAGGTTTTTTAACCAATGAAATTAAGATGTGGATGTTGGGGATTATAGAGGATAAATGGAGTTCTTTGGTTCGAAGGGTTGAGGTTCAGAAAAAAGATCTGGCGCATGAGATTCATGATGTTTATACAGGTCTTGGATTAACTTTGAACGATATCAAGATGTCGATATCTAAATTAGATTTAGACAGTGAAAAACCTAGTAACTGGGGCAGTGAGGATAGAGAAGATCTTATAGAGAATATGAGAAGAGAAAGTAAACCTATATTGATAGCTGCAAACAAAGCCGATATAGCTCCTGAAGATAACCTTAAAAGAATATCTATAGTTAGTGACGATGCAGTTCCAACAAGCGCAAACGCAGAGCTTGCATTAAAAAAAGCTAGCCAGGGAAACATAATTGACTATAAACCAGGAGATATTGATTTTGAGATTTTAGAGCCTGATAAATTAAATGAAAAACAAAAAAAAGGCCTTATGTTCATTAAAGAAAATGTTCTAGACAAGTATGGTGGTACAGGTGTTCAACAAACTATCGAGAAATCTGTGAAAGAACTTTTGAACCAGATAGTGGTTTACCCTGTTGAAGATGAAAATAACTATACTGATAACAATGATAACGTCCTTCCAGATGCAATTCTATTAGAGAGGGGAAGTACGCCTAAAGACCTTGCTTATAAAATACATTCCGATATCGGAGACAACTATCTATACGCAGTTAATGCGAGAACTGGAATGAGGATATCGGATAACGAAGAGCTTGAAAATGGAGACGTAATCAAAATAGTTTCCTCAGCTTAA